In a single window of the Thermovirga sp. genome:
- the malQ gene encoding 4-alpha-glucanotransferase — MADQKSSWESKERSCGVLLHLPSLPSRWGVGDMGRGAGLFLDFLLSSGQALWQILPLSPTDSAQGHSPYSGLSAFAGNPLFISPELLVEDDLLEVSDLEDHGSVPGGYCRYEAAAVIKRSLFQRVFERSSDLSDAEYRRFREENAFWLEDYALFRSLKRRLALPWYEWSPPLRDRDEDALAEAKRDLDDEIKLETFLQFLFFRQWDRLRGLCRERGIRIIGDVPVYISHDSADVWVHRELFNLDATGNLARVAGVPPDCFSAKGQRWDNPVYRWDVLEGEHFHWWLKRLRHGVALFDLVRIDHFRGLVKFWSIPAGENSVARGAWTDASPKAFFKAVRESIPGLPFIAEDLGYITPDVTEHIRRLGIPGTLVLQFAFGPGFEKSPYAPRNHGKNACVFTGTHDNNTARGWFESEADPLAREQLSALAGGPVTGDKVSLEMIDLALSSRARFALYPMQDILGLGGEARLNTPGKPRSNWLWRVKGEQLRNAPAGELAVMAARHGRRSPGVAKARRDEVMKAPGK, encoded by the coding sequence ATGGCGGATCAAAAAAGCTCCTGGGAAAGCAAGGAAAGAAGCTGCGGCGTCCTCCTCCACCTGCCTTCCCTGCCCTCTCGGTGGGGCGTCGGTGATATGGGGAGGGGGGCCGGCCTGTTCCTGGACTTTCTCCTTTCTTCGGGCCAGGCCCTCTGGCAGATCCTACCCCTCTCGCCCACCGACTCTGCCCAGGGGCACTCGCCCTACAGCGGCCTCTCCGCCTTCGCCGGGAATCCGCTTTTCATCAGCCCCGAGCTGCTCGTCGAGGACGATCTCCTCGAGGTATCCGACCTGGAAGATCATGGATCGGTGCCGGGAGGTTACTGCCGTTACGAGGCTGCCGCAGTCATTAAACGGAGTCTTTTCCAAAGGGTCTTTGAAAGGTCCTCCGACCTGTCCGACGCGGAGTACAGGCGTTTTCGCGAAGAGAACGCCTTCTGGCTGGAAGATTACGCGTTGTTCCGTTCGTTAAAAAGACGCCTCGCCCTTCCCTGGTACGAGTGGTCCCCACCCCTTCGGGACAGGGACGAGGACGCCCTCGCCGAGGCCAAAAGAGACCTGGACGACGAGATAAAACTGGAGACCTTCCTCCAATTTCTCTTCTTTCGCCAATGGGACCGCCTCCGAGGCCTCTGCCGAGAGCGGGGCATCCGGATCATCGGCGACGTGCCGGTCTACATCAGCCACGACAGCGCCGATGTGTGGGTCCACCGGGAACTCTTCAACCTCGATGCCACCGGGAATCTCGCCAGGGTGGCCGGCGTCCCCCCCGACTGCTTTTCAGCGAAGGGGCAGCGTTGGGACAACCCCGTCTACCGCTGGGACGTCCTCGAGGGGGAGCATTTCCATTGGTGGCTGAAGAGGCTCCGCCATGGGGTGGCATTATTCGACCTTGTCCGCATCGATCACTTCCGGGGGCTGGTAAAATTTTGGTCCATCCCGGCCGGTGAGAACTCCGTCGCCAGGGGCGCGTGGACCGATGCCTCGCCGAAGGCATTCTTCAAAGCGGTTCGGGAAAGCATCCCCGGGCTCCCCTTCATCGCCGAGGACCTGGGTTACATCACCCCCGACGTGACGGAGCATATCCGGCGCCTGGGCATCCCGGGGACGCTGGTGTTGCAGTTCGCTTTCGGCCCGGGGTTTGAAAAAAGCCCCTACGCCCCTCGAAACCACGGGAAGAATGCCTGTGTCTTCACCGGCACCCACGACAACAACACCGCCAGGGGTTGGTTCGAGTCCGAGGCGGACCCCTTGGCGAGGGAACAGCTGTCGGCCCTGGCGGGAGGCCCCGTGACGGGTGATAAGGTCTCCCTGGAGATGATCGACCTCGCCCTCTCCTCCCGGGCGAGGTTCGCCCTGTATCCCATGCAGGACATCCTGGGCCTTGGTGGCGAGGCCCGGCTCAATACTCCGGGGAAACCCAGGAGCAACTGGCTCTGGAGGGTAAAAGGGGAGCAGTTGCGGAATGCCCCGGCAGGGGAACTGGCGGTGATGGCGGCCAGGCACGGCAGAAGGTCTCCAGGGGTGGCGAAGGCCCGCCGGGACGAGGTAATGAAAGCGCCAGGCAAATAA